The DNA region TAAGACCTTTAACCTCTCATGAAAGAACAGAATTTGTAGAGaacatgcattggtagagggagtttcctcacctggagttTTCCCCTGTTTATAAAACCATAGGTCAAGTCCTTCTCGCTATcataagcaggagaaggaagataAGTCATTCATTTTTATCAGCTAtttactatgtgttaagcactggagatataactgcaatttaaaaaaaaaaaaacaggctctgcccttaaagagcttctATCTTAGCTCTTTTTAGAGGTTGGGGGCTATGGGTATGTAGTACTGCATatgatggtgtttttttttactatgttgGTTAATTTCAatgaactttttttccctttattactTTTGTTATGAAAGATGGCTCtttaggagggagaggaggaagaatacaTTGGGAAGTagaggtgatgtaaaaacaaaaaaaatcaaaatattttaaaaggaataattaGTTAATATAGGGAGCTACCAGATGGCAGCCTTGAGTGAGTTGTCTACCTGCCATGCCCTGATGTACCTCCTCTCACACCTCTCCTGGCACCTTCTCCAACATAGGTCATAGGTGCCTCCTGAGTCTCTGTCTAGCACAGTCCTCCCCTCGACTGAAAAATGCTTCAGAATTCTTGCGACACCATTTGTGGCACTTGATCCAAgcacaaaaattcctagttatgacTCTAAGAgcatgaggaaaatgatgaattgtCTCATGCAGCTTCTCTACTAAGGCTTTTTAATCTCATGTTTTGCCCCTTGATTGAATGTATGcattttgaggacagggactgtttcttttttctttctttcttttttgtctttgctctgtcatcaggagggagccaAGTCTCTGTGAGTGCAAGAAGATGGAgggaacaagaaaggaaaaggttgtTTTGAaagctaataaaaaaaattatttaaaaatgaaagctagTTTGTTGTCTATGAAACAGGCTTTCCAGAGAGCGCAGAGAAAGGGATAGATCATTTTAGAGTGGGATATTGAGAGGGCTGGGTTGAGGAGGATGAGAACAAGGGACAGTCAGTAGGGGAAGGATGGAGAATGGGGTTTGAACAATAACAGGGTTCAGAATCGCTAGGGTGGGATAAGCATGACAGGGTAGAATGATGTTAATTATTGAGGAATGAATTCAAGTAGGTTATCATTGACTATAGGGTTCAGCCTGGGGTAGAATCGTCCCAGGATGTCAGGCAGCTATAGGTGATTGGAACAGGGTGGGAGGAGTGTGCAGCATGCCAGAAGGCGGCAAGGCAACTCCTGTGGAACTGCAGGTGGTCAGAGAGGGTGTCTGAATACCCAGCACAATGCCAAGTACATAGTGGGCATTTACAAAGTGTATGttgattgagtgaatgaatgtatactatgtgccaagccttgTGCTAGACGTCATGACCCCTAACTATACTCTGAACTTAGATATATGGTGAGCCTGGACATAGACATAAGAAAAACATTATGGAAGGATATGGTCATCCTTCTTGGAGTAGGTAACTCTCAAAGGGTCAGGATATCCCCCCAAATATCCTTGTTCTTCAAAATGACCCATGCTATCAGCCATGTATTAGTTTAAATAATAGAAAGTTTATTACTTATGAAGATATTGAAGgtaaaaatatttcttagaaCTCCTAGGAGTAAAGGACTAGCTTTTGAGTACAGTGGCTCTGTCATGACTGTAGAAACTAAATTTCTCACCTCCAGCCTTTCTTGTCCCCTAGGCTTAATCTCCGGGAGCTTGGTCCCTGGGCTGCCCACATGCGCTGGATTGTCTGGATCATGGCTTCTGTTGGGACCATCTATGTGTTCTTCTTCCATGAACGGTGAGCATAGGCTATGGAAGTGTAGGTAGGGTTCATTTGCCTGCCACAAGGTAAaaactcctttttcttcctctaggATCCCTGTCTGAGCAGGAGTTGCTGAGGGTAGTACTGTGCTCTCACCAACAAGGTGGGATCCATATCTCCAAGGTAGCATATGTTATTACTGTGAGATGGCCATGTAACAGCCAGATATCCCAGCTCTAGAGACCCATCTGGTGTTTAGGATCACAGGCAGACTTTAATTCATAATGCCTATGTACAGATGATTATgtaagctgccagaaagaaagaaaggaaggaaggaaggaaggaagggagagagagagagacagagagacagagacagagagagacagagagagagctatacacacaaaaaaaagacagtccctgacctccaggagcttacattctaatagagaaaggTAGATACTAGAGTGATAGCCCAGGAGGAGCACTTTGGTTTAGAAAGTTAATGAGATTGTAAATGACGCCTTGAGGGGCAAGGTGGAGAGAGGAGACTACCAGACCTCTTCCTGGAACAACGCAGAGCTGATTTGATTGTGGGTCCAGaataggaggggagggaaaggggtggCTCCTCCCATCCCTGTGAAAGAGACCTGCAAGGAATAGGGAATGACTGAGGTCAGGCAGTTGTCACTCACCAGGACAGAAGGGGAAGCGCCATATCAGACCTTTCAGTGAGCAAAGGGCTAACTTCTCTGGAATTCCAAGAGGACTTTGTATTCTACTGAGGGTTTACGACTGATAACCAGGATTCCTGGTTATTCTTTCCCTTTACTCTGTGGGATTTTCCTCTTTTCCACTTTTATTTTCCTTGTGGGTGAGCTGAGatgttaggtaacttgcccaaaggcacCCAGTATCTCATAGCCTCCGACTTGCCTCTTAATGGGTACCTATACTGTTGCtgttcctttgttctccaagaggaccgatgacatcacgaGGGtggtgacttggatttaagtcaggcagagctgcacagagttattaacctcactctctcctccacaatcattggagtctagtggcaagaGAAAAGTCACGACAACTTGGGCGcctataataatgatgatgataataattggCAGCCAAGTGGtgaagtggttagagtgccaggcctagagtccggaagacctctgttcaaatctagcctcagtcattttactagctgtgtgactctggccaagtcgtttaaccctgtttgcttcagttcctcatctgtaaaaagtgagctgaaggaggaaatgacaaaccactccagtatctttgccaagaaaaccccagattgggtcatgaagagccagacccggctgaaatgactgaataacaataatgatcATAATAACTCCCATGTATGGAACACTTTAGGCTTTATTAGGTGCTTTCCTCGCAGCAATACCCACGAGGGAAGCAGTACAAATATTATCGctcctgttttacaggtgagaagactGAGCCTAAAAGAGGATAAGTGACCTTTCCATATTCACACAGCTATTTAATAAGAGATGCAGCCgcaacttgaacccagatttcctgacgTCAAATCCGGTGTTCTTTCAATTATACCCCACTGCCTTTCCCATACCTGCTGGTTATAGCTGTATAtgtactttgttttttgttttttaactggaCCCGTGATTTCACTGTCATAGGAGTGACCAACTATTCCCGGTGAGGAATTCAGCTGAGTGCCTGAACTATAATTTATTCTTGtaaagaattgcctggggcactgagggtttaaatgacttgcctatatggggcagctaggtggtgcagtgagtagagcaccggccctggagtcaggaggacctgagttcaaatccggcctcagacacttgacacatgtactacctgtgtgaccttgggcaagtcgcttaaccccaattgccctgacaaaaaaaaacaaaaataaatgacttgcctactaGGGTCACACATGGCCAGTGTGTTtcacaggcaggacttgaacccaggtctgaggcaagctctctatccattaagaCACACTACCTCTCCTTAGGTGCACATACAGATGGAAATATACCAATTaatccatttattttaaatgatttattaatcatttattaagcatggcACTTTTCACTAAGTGAAACAGTCTATATCTTCAAGGGGCTTAATTtctaaaagtatatatatatgtgtgtgtatgtatgtatacatatgcatatgtggtGGGTGTGTGCTTGGGCacatgtgtgttcatgtgtgtctgcatgtacgtacacacatacacacaagtacacgtataggatatatatatatataaaatggatgCGATGAATCCTTAGGAGGAAAGGCAGTAGTAGTGGGagagaccaggaaagacctcattcaaaaggtggaattttagctgagtcttgaaagataCCAGTGATTCCAAcaggcagaggtggggagggagagcattccaggcatggtggacagtcTACGCAAAGTCACAGGGATGGGAGATAAGAGTCTTATGTGTGTGAAACAGCAAGAAGGCATTTATGCAGCATATGCAAAGTATGACTATATGCTGTATATACAGCAGAGTAATATACAATgagcttaggggcagctagatggtgcagtggatagagcactggccctggagtcaagaggacctgagttcaaatctagcctcagacacttgacacttactagctgtgtgaccctgggcaagtcacttaaccctgattgcctcaccccttatacatatatatacatgtatgtgtatgtgtgtgtgtgtatatacacatatgtgtgtgtgtgtatatgtgtgtgtgtatgtatatgtcctaGAAACATTTGATGGGGCCAGGTTTCAGTGAGCTATAAATGTCAAATGGAAGAGTTTTACAtgtgatcctagaggtaataggtagccactggagtttattgagtagggggtgacatggtgAGCCTGACACTTAAGAAAAGTCACTTTGGTTGCTGTGTCAGGATGggttggaatggagagagatttAAGGAAGAGTGAACAGGTAGTAGGCTATTGAAGTAGTCCAAGTGAGATGTAATGATGATCTGAATTAGGATGGTTTTggtttgagtggagagaagggagcagatATGAGATTTGctgtggaaaaagaaatgaaaagatttagcAACTAATTGGATAAGTGGGGTAAGGTAGAATGAGGAGTTAAGAATGACACCCAGGTTTCAAACCTAATTGGATGGTGGTGGCCTGACAGTAATGAGGAAGTTAAGAAGAGgtaggtttggagggaaagacaataaattctgttttggacatgagcAAAAGAGATCTATAGGATGCCTAGCTTGAATGCTCAGTAGGTTATCGGTGATGCCCAGGAGAGACTGGAGCTGAATCTATATATCTGGGAGTCACCTGCATAGACATCTTAATCAAGTCCAtagaagctgatgaggtcactgagagagtgtagaaagaaaaaaggatgaatACTCATTTCACAGGATAATTTCATCACATTAGACATTTTCAGTATGGATTAGGTGTTTGGACTTTTAATCTATCCAAATCTGGTTGATGCCATTTTGGGATGAAACCTTGGGGGATGCCcacagttgggggggggggtgacatgAAAGATGATCCggaaaaagagactgagaaggagtggtcagataggtagaccGTAGATGGGGAATGAAGAGAGAGCAgaatcatgaaaacccagagagccAAGAATTCCCATAAGGAGAGACTTGTCAACCATatgaaatgctgcagagaggttaaaaaaGACTAGGATTAATGAGAGTTGGCATTGATGTAGCCTTTAaagcttgtaaagtgctttacctatgttaagtcattttgtcctcataaaaaccctgtgGGAATCAgttgctatgattatccccaaggttacaaattaggaaactgaggcacagagaggttaaatgacttgcccagagtcacacaaaacTAGTGTCCAAGGCAAAATTCAgactcaggtattcttgactccaaattctatgttccttccactgtgccctgtACCTTCCCCCTTTAATGAAAAGGGCATTTGATTCGATaatgaagagatcattggtaactgtgGGGAGAGCTTCAGCTGagtgaggtcagaagtcagattgccaAGGAAGGATTTAGACtaaaatcagaggagagaaagtggaggaatTAAGTTTGGACAATGTTAGCAagaagtttggctgagaaagagaggagagatatgggatgattGCTATTAGAGATGGTAGGATATAAgcaagggttttttgtttgtttgtttgtttgtttaaatggAGGAGAACGTTTGTGGCCCTTAGAGGAGGAACCTGTAGTCAGGAGAAGGTTAAAGATTGAAGGGGAGATAATattgctggagaagaaaaggagggagtgggggaagaatcCAGGTGCTTGTAGAGAGGCCTTGGTCAAGAAGAATAGTTTCTTTATGAGACTGAAATAAAGGAGATGTTGGGGAATGATGCCACAGGTTTGtgagatgaagaaaagagaagagggacctCACAGTTAACGGCCTAAATTCTCTAGTAGATTCTGAGgtgaggtcctcagctgagagcttagaggaaggaggaaagtgtGCAAGGCTTGAGGAGAAAAAAGGCTTGGAACAGCAGCTGTGCCGAGTGGGATAAAAAttcaattagggaggaataaaatgattTCTTTGTTGCAGTAAGAACCTAGGTTGAGATTAAATAACATGAATTCGTAGTGGACCCAGTTCAGCAGGACTGCATGACTTTTTCCAGTTCTGTTCCTCATTGCCATGAATaggagcagaggaggaggagtgtGGGAGTAAGCCAGGCTTAGGGTTTGGTAAGGTAATAGCTAGTTTCTTTGTGCCAGCCACAAAGTAGAAGTCCTTTAGAATTCTAGTgttagaaggagagagggggacgGGCCAAACACTCATTTCACAGGATGATTCCATCACATCAGACATTTTCAGTATGGATTAGGTATTTTGACTTTTAATCTCTCTGAATCTGGTTCATGCCATTTCAGTGAGATTTTAAGCTGTGGTTCTGAAAAAATAGCAAATAGGAGGAAACTCCGAAAGCTTACATATAGAAATGAAGAAGAAGCTCCGATGGGTAGGACtttaaattcagatttttaatttAGGTGGATTGAACTCAAGAGAACCACATGATTCAGAGGAGAATGGATTTCAAGTCAAAGGACCTTGTGCAAATTCCGGCTCTGCTATGtataatctgtgtgaccttgggcacttaatttctctgggctctGGCTTCTTTTTCCATTAAATGAGAGagctgggctagatggcctcatAACCCTAAAGCTATCATCCTCCAAGAAAAGGTGACAAGAAAAGGTAACTATCACTTAACTTTTGAGAAAAGGGCCTCAATCAAAGGTCTGCACAAGGAGATGATTGGGTTTTTAAGGCAaatgattagattttttttcccctatgccAACCCACCACCCCTccaagaaaagagaagagcagaGATAAGGATACAACCAGATCCCTGGAGAAGACTTGGTATACAGAGTCCAGACTGTGGGTTCATTGGTCTCCAGGCCCAATAGGAAGATAATGGGAACTGATGAACTAAGCAAGAGATATACTCCTCACCTGACTCCCCCCCCTCTCCCAATCAGTTCCAGTCTCTTGGTCATTCCTCTAGGTTCGGGACAAGTAAGCTGTCCCACATAGATATATTATAGGAAAGTGGATCaggtgttgtttgtttgtttatccaGAAAGGAGTGGTTTTACTTAATTGATTTCCTACTTTTGATGTCACAGAAAGCTGGAGCACCAATTAACAAGGTTGCATATAGGGTGGAACTTTCCAACAAAAAGATTCTAGATATGAGGGAAAGGGTTCTAGAGAGAAGGGATAGGTAGGGGAATGAGGAAGGTAAGGGAACTTCTTCTGGTTATGAAATAGCCTGATAGAGAAagacaagtttaaaaaaaaatagagatttttttttaattaccacaACTACATTATTTAAATTCTAGGCccttaaggcaaaaaaaaaaagtttctctggTCTTTTGTTAATATGCAATGAACTGACTTCAAACAATGAGACTTTGGAACTggtcttcttattctttttttgtgtcatagattcCATCAGCAATTATGCACCtcctctcagaataatggttttaaatgcataaactaaaatacataggattacaaaagaaactaattatattaaaatccAGTTGtaaaaatatgcttttaaaaaaagttcacggacacccaggttaaaaacccttgcTCCAGAGCCAAAGGACATGGTTTCAAAACACATCTTTGACACTCAGCACTagtatgaacttgggcaaatcaataaatttttctgggtctcagttttctcatctgtaaaatgagggggttggagaagATGGACTCTAAGGTCTGTTTCAGCTCTTAATGTATGGTCCTAggacagtggtgggattcagccagttcacacCGGTTCAGTAGAacaggtacctaattttaggttgagttcagtgAACTGGTTGTTAGAGGGGTGGggtcttggggggggggcagtgcagTGCCTCAGTTGGGTTCTgtggagaaccggttgttaattcatttgaatcccaccagtATCCTTGGATCCTATTTAACATTCGTTAAATTCCCAACCTACTTTGTAAAGAAAGGCAGGAGCTTGTGGGCAATGCTTACATTTTTACCCAGACATTTATTGAGCAAATCATCATTAGCAAACACCAATAAACTTGATTGGTGCAGCCAATCAAGGATGCAGCCCTGACAATGATTGGGAAGTTAGAAACTCTGGCAAGGAGATCAAGACGGAAGAGTTGGGTTTTCACTTCTTAGCTGCCTCCATCCAGGATGGCACCACCACCAGACGTTAGGAAACTATGTACCAAATATTGAAACTCAACCCTAAGTCCAAGGCTTCTTTGTTCTTCTGTATCAGATACAAACTTGTGGAGCTGCTCTGCTATGTCGTGATGGGGTTTTTCCCAGCCTTAGTCATCCTTTCTATGGTAAGTAACTCCTGCCTAAAGGAGGACCCCATGCTCTATCATTGATCTGGAACCATTCAGAAGTGGGTAACCAGAATACAAACACTTATCGCTAAACAAGATTAACTGGCCAAGACATTCagttaatttctatttttccttagTTCTATTTCTTGGTTTGGCAGCATGGACTATGTAGACATAGCCAAAGCAAATACAGGCTAATTTGAGAGGgtatgccaaaagaaaaaaatggtgccTCTCCTGCCCATAGCTGGCTTTGAATGTGGGCTTCCAGAATCTTCAAGCAGGAAATTCATCTGCCTCCTACAGCTAGAACAATACATACCCAAGAGGGCCATGTCTCATGCTATGAACCATCTGTGAAGTGGAGGGTTCCTGGGTATGAGAGGGGCATCTTATGTGTAAAGATGGAGGGGGATCATCACTGAGCATAGTGGGGCTTGTGGACTGCATATACACACAGCAATCCTGCCATTCCCCCAACAGATCAAATGAGTCTCTATAGGGCTACCATTATGCATTTTGTGGCCATTGCCCCTTCATATTGTTGTCCTCTCAAAAAAAGCTTGacaacctccctcctcccccattcctaTTTCTTTTGGAAGAGTTAatgcttttctctccctccattttcaatcaatgaatcaatcagcaagcatttattaagcacttcatatgtgccaggcactgtgccaatcaCTGGGGATAAAGAGAAAGGTGAAAAAAACACAGCCcgaccctcaaggagctcacttactaagagaaaaacaacatgcaaataactatgtacgtgtgtgtgtgtgtgtgtgtgagagagagagagagagagagagagagagagagagagagagcagatgggAAGACATGAGAAGTGCAGAGAAGGTGGGGAGTAacccttctcacctctgacaaGCCACCAatctagtacaggccctcatcacttcatgcctagacTACCGCAAAAGCCTACTGGtggctctgtctgcctcaagtggCTCCCCTCTCCaggccatcctccattcaaccacaaaaatgattttcctaagatgCAGGTCCATTCATGTCAACCTACTACTCAATAAACGCCAGTGACATCtccttgccttcaggatcaaataaaaaaaaaagttccactttggcattcaaagcccttcataacctagctccctcatccttttccagtcttcttacacctcacttgcttcttataccttacaaacatgtactctttaatccagtgacactggccttctggctgctCCATGAACAAGAAAGTCCATCTCTCAGCTCACAGCAGTTTCTCTCCCAGGCCTAAAACATTCTCCTAACTCTGCTCAGAgtactgaccttcctggcttcctttaagttccaactaaaatcccatctctatACGAATCTTTCCTCaatccctctcaattctagtgccttttttcttttaattattttcgatttatcttgtttatatagcttgctaaatatatatatatatgtatatttatgtacacatatatttgtttgcatattgtcttccccattagattgtaagcaacttgaggtcagggactgtcttttgactcaatttgtatccccagcacttagcacagtgcttggcacatagtaggcacttaataaatggaatggaaaattTCTAAGAGGGTTCCTAAGCTTGGTTCATAGCCCCCTTGGATAGGCATTATTCTCTCTGTAGGAAGAGTCTGAGATTTCTGCTTAAGGATCCTGATGTCCGGCCTTCAGAATCAACTTCAAATTAAAGCACCACTGAATATGTTTggtattgcttttaaaaatatattatcatGCATTAAACCTTAAACAACAGTGCCAATTAGACGTGTTTTCAAttgtttatttctctttatattgtGTCTATAACAGCTTATTAGTTACTCCCTATGGGTCCCCTTCCATTGTCTTTGTTCGTTCATTTCTATTTatgttcatatttttccttttatgtggcTAGAGCTAGGACCCAGACTGTCCTTCTAGTTTCACATTgcttcatgtatgtctttccaaaATTCTTTCTATTCCTTGTATTCATCCTTTTTAGTGGCACCAAGTTTGGATTTACTTTTGGAAACAATTTCATACTGACTGGTAGATTTCCAGCCTCCTTTGAGGCTAGAAGAAACAGGTTGATTTCCAGGCTCCTTTGAACCCCTTCCTTAACAATTCTAGATGTACATGCCTTCTTTGAAGATGtgggaagtgctttacaaacttaaagctatagaaatatgagttattgtTGTAGCTAAGTGTTTCTTTCCACTTAAATTCTCCCTTTatcggcagctaggtggtgcagtgggtagaatgctaagcctagagtcaggaagatccaagttcaaatgtgactgcagatatttactagctgtgtgaccttgggcaagtcaattaacccatttgcctcaatttcttcagctgtaaaatggggatgaaaacagcacctaactcacagagttgttgtgaggatcaaatgaaataatatttgtaaaaaatgctaGTGCCTGGCTAATAgcaggcaccatataaatgcttattctgctTCCCCCttacctttctttaaaaaaaaaaattgtggaggAAGATGAATAGGGAAGACTGACAAAGGTAAAGGGATTAACTggaatttttcaaataatttggaCACATGAGGGTTTTCtcccaagtctctctctctctctctctctctctctctctctctctctctctccctccctctcccccccgcccacccatctctctctctctctctcactctgtgtgttcatgtctgtctctcttttgagTTGCTCCCTGGCCTCAGCCAAATTCCAGGCCTGGCTTGCTTCCCTGCCCCTCCACTCCACTATGCTACTGACTtgtcccctcccctcaccttGCCCTTGCTGACAGCCCAACACTGATGGAATCTGGGAGCTCATGACCGGAGGTATCTTTTACTGCTTTGGGATGGTGTTCTTCAAGAGCGACGGGCGGATTCCCTTTGCCCATGCCATCTGGCACCTCTTTGTGGCATTTGGAGCTGGCACCCACTACTATGCCATCTGGAGGTACCTCTACCAGCCCAACACACTGGAGTCTAAAGTGTCCAAATGAGATGTCAAAGAATCTCACGACTCGCCTGGTGCCCTTGGAACAGTGCATTAGAGGAGACATTACTGGGATGAGGCCCTGCTCAGAGGTTCCAGGCTTGTCTTTTGCTTCACTGCTGGATATTTTTTTTGGATGAGTCCTGGGTCATGTCTGGTGGTTGCCAGAAACCTTTAGGGTATCTGGTACAGGAAAAAGGCACTAGAAGGCTTTATTGGACGGCAAAAAATTAACCAGGTATTTTGTGTGTTTTAGACAAGTCATCCATAACAAAAATCAACATTAATGTTGGGAATTGATCTTTTCTGGAAACAAAAGGGCATGACAGGCAAACACTTTGTTCGCAGGGTCCCAAAAACCTTAAAAGTGACGATTATACTCCTCTAGGGAGAAAATCAGCCTCTATGTGTGCCAGATCAATCAGAACCCACCTTTTTTGCAACTTGGATGCTCAAACTGCCGTACTACAGAACCAATTAGTATCTAGGTAGTTTCAGGGATGGGAAGGTGACCCTCTCTGGAATCTGGCTCTGCCCAGTCTAAGACCATCTAAGAGTGGACACTCTTTTTTCTCTTAGGAAAGTGAAtactttcctttcccactccctccTTTGCTAAAGTCCTTTTCAGACCCTAGGCTCTCTTTTGTATGTATTGAAATGGCTCTTTTGACTCTGACATTTTAGTTGTGTTGGGAAGGAGCTGGAGGGAAAATATACAATAGAGCTGTGGTTGCTTTAATCTCTAGATTGAATCTGCAGCAACAAAAAACCGAATACTTTGTGCTGTTGGGAGATGACATGAGGGCAAGGGTCCTAGCCATCTCACCAGAAACCCAGAATTGGAAGGGcagtttggggaaggggaaagagctTTGTTTAAAGTTGTCTCTGCCATTTCCAagcccaaatgacaaaagagtaaGTGATGCtcttaatggatggggaaggcGATGGTGGCTGGGAGGAATCTATAATACtcagattctttattttttttcttgttcccaAGT from Trichosurus vulpecula isolate mTriVul1 chromosome 1, mTriVul1.pri, whole genome shotgun sequence includes:
- the MMD2 gene encoding monocyte to macrophage differentiation factor 2 translates to MNHRVPANKRYQPTEYEHAANCATHAFWIIPSILGSSNLYFLSDDDWETISAWIYGLGLCGLFVVSTIFHTISWKKRHLRMVEHCLHMFDRMVIYFFIAASYAPWLNLRELGPWAAHMRWIVWIMASVGTIYVFFFHERYKLVELLCYVVMGFFPALVILSMPNTDGIWELMTGGIFYCFGMVFFKSDGRIPFAHAIWHLFVAFGAGTHYYAIWRYLYQPNTLESKVSK